The Pirellulales bacterium sequence GGGGGCGCGGCCATTCTTGCCCGTCCGCGGAACTCTTTTAAGGAGAATCGAAATGCTTCGCGACAGGAAGCCCATCTCAACGTTCACATTCTCGACTCCCAAGCGGATCGCTCTGTGGTCCACGCTCGCCGCCCTCGGCCTCGTAATCGCCGGCCTCCGCGGTCCCGGCGCCGCAACAGCACAAGCCGCTCCTGGCGACGGCGAACTCGGCGTGCAGGGCGCCGCCGATGCCAAGCCGATCGACCTCACTTACGTTCCGGGCGACGCCGCGATGGTCGTTGCCGTCCGTCCCGGCGACGTGATGAAGACGGCCGCCGCCAAGTTAGTCTGGCAAGCCGTACCCGACAGCGAACCCATGAAGATTGAGCGCACGCTCGGATTGCCGATTGCCGACATCGAGTACGTCAAGTTCATCATGGGCGACTTTCCGTCGAATGGGCACAATCCGTTCCCGCGGATCGTGTTGCGGGCTGCGAAGCCGCACGACTGGAGCAAATTCGCGGCTACGATCGTCTCCGATCCGGTCCCCGTCGATTTGCTTGGAGGAAAAAAGTATTTCAAGCCGGCAAAGCCTGTTGACGCGGGGCCCGGAGGTTTCAACCCGCCGCCGTTTTGCTACTTCGCGCCCGATGATCGAACGGTGATCTTTGCGACGGAGCAGGAAATGCCGATTTTGTTCGCCGCCTCGGTCAATCCTGGACCCGATCCCAAATGGGCGCCGACCTGGCAGCGAGCGTCCACGGGCGGTTTGGCTGTCATGCTTAACGTCGAAAACCTTCGTAGACACATCGAACCCTTGAAGCCCGCCTCAGGCGGTCCCGATGCGGCGATCATGGCCATGATGGCGCCTCTTTGGCAGGATGCGAACCGCCTCTTCGTCGGCACCGACATCGCTGACAAGAAGCTCGGCCTGTTGGCGCTGGCCGAATGTCCGTCCGAAGAAGCGGCCGGGCACGTGCAGCAGACAACCCAAGCGCTGATCACTTTCGCGCTCAATGGGCTGGCAATGGCCGACAAGATGGACACGCACGGCCCGGCCGAAATGGTCCAAATCAAGAAGACACTCCTCGGCGCGGCCGACGAATTGCTGAAGCAGGCCAAGGTCTCGCGCGACGGAAGCACCGTCGTCGTCAAGTCGGAAGGGAGCGGTGCGACGGTTCTGGCGGTGGCCAGCATCGCCCTGCCGGCGATCCAAAAGTCGCGCGAGTCGGCTAGCCGCATACAGAGCATGAACAACATGAAGCAGATCGCGCTGGCGATGTTGAATTTTGAAATTGCGACGCGGAGGTTCCCTGCACAGGCGTTCGGGAGGCCGAATGGTGATACACCGCGGTTGAGCTGGCGAGTCAGAATACTTCCCCATCTCGGAGAAGTTGACCTTTACAAGCAATTTCATTTCGACGAGCCATGGGACAGCGAGCATAACAAGACGCTGATTTCCAAGATGCCCGATGTGTTCCGCTCCCCTCCCGATGAGCGTCCGACGACTAGCGCCAGCTACTACGTCCTGACTGGCCCGAAGACGATGTTCTCGGGCAAGGACGGCATGAAGATTTCCGACATCACCGGCGGCGCGTCGAACACGATCATGTTCGTCGAAGCCAAGCGCGACATCCCGTGGACAAAGCCTGAGGACATCGACTACGATCCGGCGAAGCCGCTGCCGAAACTCGGCGGGCACTTTCCAGGCGGCTTCGTCACCGCCTTCGTGGATGGATCGGTCCGCTGGATTGCGGACCAGACTCCGGCCGACGTGATCCGCGCGCTGATCGATCCGACCGGCGACAAATGGAACACCGACCTCAACGGCCCCCAGGCCACGTCGACGCTTACTCCGCAGGGTGAGCAACCGGCCGATCCGACGAAGAGCCGCTGACCATCCTTCGGCCCGTGGCCGCTCACTCGAATCTCTCGCCCTGCCACTTCGCCACTAAGCAAAGAGAAACAGGCTGCCGACCACTGCCTCGTCCTCTACCGCCACATGCAGATAGCCGCTCGTGATGCTGACATTGGCGTGCCCCGCGGCGTCCCGCACCTCGGCCAGTGATCTGCCACCAGCCAACGCGTGGCTGATAAACGTGTGGCGACCGTGATGAATGGTCAGCGTCTCGAGCCGAGCGGCGCCGAGGGATCGGCACGCAGTCCGGAAGCGCTTGCGCAGCGTGTGGCGCGAAAAGGTCTTGATGTTGCGACCGGGAATTAGGGATGCGAGGAACGGCTCGTCGTACTCAGCGCCGGCGCGTAGACGCTCGGCCTTCCACGCCGCCAAGTCTTGCAGCGTCCCCGCATCCCACCAGAGCGGAACAATCCGCGGCCGTCCGCCTTTCGACGCGCCGTTGCGAATGCGGATATGCGGTCGCGCCAGCTCCGTGCGGACGTCGCCCACTCGCAGCTTGGCGATCTCGCTGGCCCGCAGACCGCAACAGCAGTCGAGGCGGAAAAGCGCGAGGTTCAGCCGCGTGTTCTTCGAACGCGGCGCCTTGCGCTTGAGGTCGTTTAGCACCGCGGCCAGTTCGCGGCGTGAGAGAATCTTCGTGACGTCGAGCGTTCGATAGGCGGATTGCATGGCGCGTTTCTTCCGAGGTTTGTTGTCGTTTTCTCCTTAGCTCGGCGCGATCGGCGCCGTTGCGACAGTGAGTACCTCGGGGGCGTGCGGAACTCAAGCGAGTTCGGACCCAGTTCGCGCATAGTGGGTCCGAACTCGCGATTTCTGATAACCATGAGAGCTGATAATCGGTCCCGTTGCGCGCACGGCGCCGCGGGACCAAAAGTGGCCCTCCGCCAGGCCAACGGGCCGCGAGCCCCGCGAAGGGCTCTGGCTTCGCCCCAGACGCGATCAAACGTCCGGCTTCGACGGCACTGGCTACCGGAGGCCGGAACGCGACAGACGCGATCCTGGGGCGTTTAGAACGATACGGATGTACAAGTGGACGGACATTGCCTATCTTAACATCGTGCGGATGGGTGAAGACGCGCTCGCGCATCGAGGATGGCCAGAACCAGAACAGCTATTTGCTGAACGGCAGGCCACATAGCTGTTGACGGCCGCACGCATGCCGAGATCAGAAAACGAGACCCAAGGGGGCTCAGCTACAATATGAGCGCGTGCTCGACGTGGTCGACTCCCACGCCGGACCAATTGCTGGGCGAGCTAGCGCCGACCAATTCGCCGTCGCTCATCGAGACGCCCGCTGCACACCGCCCTTGAGCCTGCCGAAACTCCTCAAAACGAGATCGAAAGGCATCGACCACCGAGGGATCGAATTGGCTACCGGAATTGTCTTCGATGATATTGGCGGCATCGGACGCCGCCATCGCGCGCTTGTAGACGCGATCGGACGTAAGCGCGTCGAAAACGTCGGCGACCGCCACAATCCTCGCCGCCAACGGAATAGCCTCGCCCGCCAATCCGTCCGGGTAGCCGCCGCCATCCCAACGCTCGTGGTGGTGCCGCGCGACCTGGACGGCCATTTTCAAGTAGTCGGCGTGCGGGAGTTTTTCCGCTGCCCGAGAAAGGATGTCAGCTCCAATGACGGTGTGGCGCTTGATCACCTCGAATTCCGCGGGGGTGAGCGGGCCGGGTTTCCGGAGAATCGCGTCGTCGATGCCGACCTTTCCGATGTCATGCAAGGGGCTCGCCCGATAGAGTTGCTGCAAGAACTGCTCATCAATTTGCCGGCGGTAAGGATCAAACATCGCCGTATGCTCGGCGAGCGTGTGAGAATACCAGCGGAGGCGAAACAGATGGTCGCCGGTTTCGGCGTCGCGGAACGACGCCAAATTGACCAAGGCCGTTCCGACCACCTCTCTCGTGCGGTCGATCTCTTGCAGGATGCCTTCGACGTGCTGAGCGTGGATCATCTTCATCCACGTTCGCACCTTCGCGAGCACTTCTTGTTCATGGAACGGCTTGCTGATGTAATCGACCGCCCCCGCATCGTAGGCGGATAAGCGATCCCTCACGTCGCGACGCGCCGAGACCATCACAATTTTGATCGCGGCGAGTTCGGGAATCCGTCGAAGTAAATCGCACGTCTCATGGCCGTTGAGTCCCGGCATCATCAAGTCGAGGAGCACGAGGTTGGGCTTGAATTCCGGGGCAACGCGGAGCGCGTCTTCGCCGTTTATCGCGCATCGCAGTGTGTATTCGCCGCCGAGCAGCTCTTCGAGAATCGCCAGATTATCGACGTTATCGTCCACCGCCAAAATTCGGTCATTGAGGTGCATGGCTTAGCCTTTCTGCAAATGGGTTCTCAATTCTTAAGCGACGGCGGATCCGACATCCGTCTCGGCAGCAATGTCGGCCGCCCGATCGGGGACCCACCGAGGCAAAGTCACATGAATCCTCGCGCCCTTTCCGTGAGTCCGTTCGGCGCGGATATCTCCATGGTGAAGAGCGGCGATTTCACGGCATATGGTCAGGCCAAGGCCGGTGCCGCCGAGATTTGATCGATT is a genomic window containing:
- a CDS encoding M56 family metallopeptidase, which produces MNAIGAGLVWTGVQVTLLVLAGGVVYAVLRRRSPAAGSLAALALLVIAIGFSLLAVSPWPNWWRLSVVSANAAEQVANDAKAPDSPASSAKTDGGNTRELAASGTQPIATESFDAVTWARTFWKNVVDGLNEPTRSDAPTAWRWPSFAAWLLIVGVGLGFARLAIGLFAVERYRRRTTPVNDGPLLTLLEATCERLECARRIELRESPEIVSPATVGWRRPFILLPFEWREWSEGERRAVLAHEVAHVARGDFAGWLAAQVSVALYFYNPLVHWLARQLRLEQELAADACGAVAAGGSGAYLTTLAGMALRQDNRKPTWGARPFLPVRGTLLRRIEMLRDRKPISTFTFSTPKRIALWSTLAALGLVIAGLRGPGAATAQAAPGDGELGVQGAADAKPIDLTYVPGDAAMVVAVRPGDVMKTAAAKLVWQAVPDSEPMKIERTLGLPIADIEYVKFIMGDFPSNGHNPFPRIVLRAAKPHDWSKFAATIVSDPVPVDLLGGKKYFKPAKPVDAGPGGFNPPPFCYFAPDDRTVIFATEQEMPILFAASVNPGPDPKWAPTWQRASTGGLAVMLNVENLRRHIEPLKPASGGPDAAIMAMMAPLWQDANRLFVGTDIADKKLGLLALAECPSEEAAGHVQQTTQALITFALNGLAMADKMDTHGPAEMVQIKKTLLGAADELLKQAKVSRDGSTVVVKSEGSGATVLAVASIALPAIQKSRESASRIQSMNNMKQIALAMLNFEIATRRFPAQAFGRPNGDTPRLSWRVRILPHLGEVDLYKQFHFDEPWDSEHNKTLISKMPDVFRSPPDERPTTSASYYVLTGPKTMFSGKDGMKISDITGGASNTIMFVEAKRDIPWTKPEDIDYDPAKPLPKLGGHFPGGFVTAFVDGSVRWIADQTPADVIRALIDPTGDKWNTDLNGPQATSTLTPQGEQPADPTKSR
- a CDS encoding site-specific integrase; amino-acid sequence: MQSAYRTLDVTKILSRRELAAVLNDLKRKAPRSKNTRLNLALFRLDCCCGLRASEIAKLRVGDVRTELARPHIRIRNGASKGGRPRIVPLWWDAGTLQDLAAWKAERLRAGAEYDEPFLASLIPGRNIKTFSRHTLRKRFRTACRSLGAARLETLTIHHGRHTFISHALAGGRSLAEVRDAAGHANVSITSGYLHVAVEDEAVVGSLFLFA
- a CDS encoding HD domain-containing phosphohydrolase, whose product is MHLNDRILAVDDNVDNLAILEELLGGEYTLRCAINGEDALRVAPEFKPNLVLLDLMMPGLNGHETCDLLRRIPELAAIKIVMVSARRDVRDRLSAYDAGAVDYISKPFHEQEVLAKVRTWMKMIHAQHVEGILQEIDRTREVVGTALVNLASFRDAETGDHLFRLRWYSHTLAEHTAMFDPYRRQIDEQFLQQLYRASPLHDIGKVGIDDAILRKPGPLTPAEFEVIKRHTVIGADILSRAAEKLPHADYLKMAVQVARHHHERWDGGGYPDGLAGEAIPLAARIVAVADVFDALTSDRVYKRAMAASDAANIIEDNSGSQFDPSVVDAFRSRFEEFRQAQGRCAAGVSMSDGELVGASSPSNWSGVGVDHVEHALIL